The following are encoded in a window of Jeotgalibacillus aurantiacus genomic DNA:
- a CDS encoding Type 1 glutamine amidotransferase-like domain-containing protein has product MRQIIALSGGGFSTGRHQDDDYIVKQISKTGPLNVCFIPTASGDAAGYIENFHHAFKSHQTSHILFHHLAEADLLDQDLIYIGGGHTQLMLSKWRETGFDLRLKEAYERGIVLAGISAGAMCWFEECFSEGANETWEQYAGLGFLKGTLCPHYQEKERQIAFDQWLEEEKIEPAFKLSDHEGVHVVNEQVQHWLL; this is encoded by the coding sequence ATGAGACAAATCATTGCACTATCAGGCGGCGGCTTTTCCACCGGCAGGCATCAGGATGACGATTATATCGTGAAGCAGATCAGCAAAACCGGCCCATTAAACGTTTGTTTTATACCAACAGCAAGTGGTGATGCGGCTGGCTACATAGAGAATTTCCATCATGCTTTTAAAAGCCACCAAACGTCACACATACTTTTTCATCATTTAGCTGAAGCTGATCTCCTTGATCAGGACCTCATTTATATAGGAGGCGGCCATACTCAGTTGATGCTTTCTAAATGGAGGGAAACAGGATTTGATCTTCGATTGAAGGAAGCGTACGAACGGGGTATTGTGCTTGCGGGCATCAGCGCAGGTGCGATGTGCTGGTTTGAAGAGTGCTTCAGCGAAGGCGCGAATGAAACTTGGGAGCAGTATGCAGGCCTTGGATTCCTAAAGGGAACACTTTGCCCGCACTATCAGGAAAAGGAACGGCAAATTGCTTTTGACCAGTGGTTAGAAGAAGAGAAGATTGAACCTGCTTTTAAGCTGTCAGACCATGAGGGTGTGCATGTTGTGAATGAGCAGGTTCAGCATTGGTTACTGTAA